Proteins encoded by one window of Halorubrum ruber:
- a CDS encoding molybdopterin-dependent oxidoreductase translates to MAATNRLRTALDCLEPPPRAVDWSLFAFVVAEAGTGLVSFTVGVPEGWPLFWLHRALGLGIIALLAWKLARVRRRLTDPGLWQRSTALSVLTLVAAVGALATGIAWVFGLDVRISYWTLLSVHVGFGLALVPLVAAHASTRFRLPRRVDFERRRTAVRYFALLAAGGATYRLQQGVNDALDTAGADRRFTGSQPRTGAGNAAFPITSWVADDPDLIDRDDYRLTVDGLVSDPVKLAADELAAGHETEALLDCTSGWYTVQEWGGIRVGDLLDAAGGVDSDNSDREPAYVRFTSVTGYRWSLPIDEAEDALLATHVGGERLSHGHGAPARLVAPDRRGFQWVKWVTRVEVRSEYDLGQWVVTLVSGFD, encoded by the coding sequence ATGGCCGCGACGAACCGCCTCCGGACCGCGCTCGACTGCCTGGAGCCGCCGCCGCGCGCGGTCGACTGGTCGCTGTTCGCGTTCGTCGTCGCCGAGGCGGGTACGGGACTGGTCTCCTTTACCGTCGGCGTCCCCGAGGGGTGGCCCCTCTTCTGGCTCCACCGCGCGCTCGGGCTCGGAATCATCGCGCTGCTCGCGTGGAAGCTCGCGCGGGTCCGTCGCCGGCTCACCGACCCCGGCCTCTGGCAGCGGTCGACCGCGCTCTCCGTCCTGACGCTCGTCGCCGCGGTCGGCGCGCTCGCGACCGGGATCGCGTGGGTGTTCGGCCTCGACGTGCGGATCTCCTACTGGACGCTGCTGTCCGTCCACGTCGGGTTCGGGCTCGCGCTCGTCCCGCTCGTGGCCGCGCACGCCTCCACGCGGTTCCGGCTTCCCCGCCGCGTCGACTTCGAGCGCCGGCGGACCGCGGTCCGCTACTTCGCGCTGCTCGCGGCCGGCGGCGCGACCTACCGGCTCCAGCAGGGGGTCAACGACGCGCTCGACACCGCCGGCGCCGACCGGCGGTTCACCGGGTCGCAGCCCCGCACGGGGGCGGGAAACGCCGCCTTCCCGATCACGTCGTGGGTCGCCGACGACCCCGACCTGATCGACCGCGACGACTACCGGCTGACCGTCGACGGCCTCGTGAGCGACCCCGTCAAACTGGCGGCCGACGAGCTGGCCGCGGGTCACGAGACGGAGGCGCTGCTCGACTGTACCAGCGGCTGGTACACGGTCCAGGAGTGGGGCGGGATCCGGGTCGGCGACCTGCTCGACGCGGCCGGCGGGGTCGACTCCGACAACTCGGACCGCGAGCCGGCCTACGTCCGGTTCACCTCCGTGACGGGCTACCGCTGGAGCCTCCCGATCGACGAGGCTGAGGACGCCCTGCTCGCGACGCACGTCGGCGGCGAGCGCCTCTCGCACGGCCACGGCGCGCCCGCGCGGTTGGTCGCGCCCGACCGGCGGGGGTTCCAGTGGGTGAAGTGGGTGACGCGCGTGGAGGTGCGGTCGGAGTACGACCTCGGCCAGTGGGTGGTGACGCTCGTGAGCGGGTTCGACTGA
- a CDS encoding MBL fold metallo-hydrolase, whose product MRVTLLGTGDTTGTPTVGCDCDTCEAARERGVSRSRFSVHVANERTGESLLVDFSPDFRQQFLAADVPLPDAGLVTHIHFDHLDGLGNVYRLVDGLPVHAPNETDPATDESVAETIRDKYDYLEDRIGVHARDPFEPFETCGFDVRFVPVDHPPLLCYGVVIEDPETGAKLSLTGDTSYDVPEDSREALADPDLLLADAIVPASLCEHHPIGGRHEGPDGVPRTFGTKHMTREGALALADDLDADRTRLVHLAHFYPADEAFEEPLAVDGEVYEL is encoded by the coding sequence ATGCGGGTCACCCTCCTCGGGACGGGCGACACGACGGGGACGCCGACGGTCGGCTGCGACTGCGACACCTGCGAGGCGGCCCGCGAGCGCGGGGTGTCGCGGTCGCGCTTCTCCGTCCACGTCGCCAACGAGCGCACCGGCGAGTCGCTGCTCGTCGACTTCAGTCCCGACTTCAGACAGCAGTTCCTCGCCGCCGACGTTCCTCTCCCGGACGCCGGGCTCGTGACGCACATCCACTTCGACCACCTCGACGGGCTCGGCAACGTCTACCGGCTCGTCGACGGGCTCCCGGTTCACGCGCCGAACGAAACCGATCCCGCGACCGACGAGAGCGTCGCCGAGACGATCCGCGACAAGTACGACTACCTCGAAGACCGGATCGGCGTCCACGCCCGCGACCCCTTCGAGCCGTTCGAGACCTGCGGGTTCGATGTGCGGTTCGTCCCGGTCGACCACCCGCCGCTCCTCTGTTACGGCGTCGTGATCGAGGACCCGGAGACGGGCGCGAAGCTCTCGCTCACCGGCGACACGAGCTACGACGTCCCCGAGGACTCGCGCGAGGCACTCGCCGATCCGGACCTGCTGCTCGCCGATGCCATCGTCCCCGCGTCGCTGTGCGAGCACCACCCGATCGGCGGGCGCCACGAGGGGCCGGACGGCGTCCCGCGCACCTTCGGCACGAAGCATATGACGCGGGAGGGCGCGCTCGCGCTCGCCGACGACCTCGACGCCGACCGGACACGGCTCGTCCACCTCGCGCACTTCTACCCCGCCGACGAGGCGTTCGAGGAGCCGCTCGCGGTCGACGGTGAAGTGTACGAGCTGTAG